The following is a genomic window from Salmo salar chromosome ssa23, Ssal_v3.1, whole genome shotgun sequence.
gaggaaacctggcagtgaagcatggtggtggcagcatcttgctgtgtggatgtttttccagaggcagggactgggagactactcaggatcgaggcaaagatgaaccgagcaaagtacagagatccttgatgaaaacctgctccagagcactcaggacctcagactggggtgaaggttcaccttccaacaggacaacgaccctaagcacaaagccaagacaatgcaggagtggcttcgggacaagtctctgaatgtccttgagtggcccagccagagcccggacttgaacccgatcaaacatctctggagacctgaaaatagctgtgcggcaacgctccccatccaacctgacagagcttgagagaagagaagaatggtagaaactccccaaatataggtgtgccaagcttgtagcgtcatacccaagaagactcgaggttgtaatcgctgccaaaggtgcttcaacaaagtactgagtaaatggtctgaatacttttctaaATGTTATATTTACGTTTTGTATTttctataaattagcaaaaatgtctaaacctgttttttctttgccattatggggtattatgtgtagcttgatgagggggggggggaaatgcagtttaatcaactttagaataaggctgtaacctaacaaaatgtggaaaaagtcaaggggtctgaatactttgaaggcacATTACgtttgacaaaaaaaaatatattttccataacttaGTTTCTTGAAACAAAAGCTCTAAATGTGTCTGTCTGGAACTCTTCTCACACTCGAATTACAGTCAGTCCGTCACCTcccactagggttgcaaaattctgtgaactttcaataaattcccttgtTTTCCATAAGTCCTGGTTGGATGACTCGagtcctgcttattccctcctgcaTCCAGGAACCCTCCAAATGGGATTTCGGGAAAAAAAAGTGCATTTCTTGATTGTTCCCAGAATTTGACAACCCTACCTCCCAGACACATGCTCCTCTTCTCAGACCACCCAGACACAGAAATCAGTTGTATTGCTTGTATTCTCGTTACAATAGTCCATCATAGGGAGTAAATACTCACTTTTGGGTGATGTGATGGACCTTTCCTTTGGTTCTGATGAACATACCATTAGAAAAGCAGGCACGCTTTGTTCAAGACAGAACATTTCCTGTTAAACTTTGGTTGCTATGTACATGTTATCCTGACTCCCCCAAAACCCAACCCAAGGATCTCCACTATCTTGTCGTGGTAGACCCCATATGCCAGAGAAGTTGGGCATTCGTTCAAGTCAACTttcacacacagacggacagaaatGGTGGAATCCCAAGTCTGTCTGAAATAGTGTGGCAACAGGACGAAGTGAGTGAAAAGGGCTAGTTGGAGCTAGAAAGGGAGCCTGCTGGAAATAAACCtggtcaataacaaaatagaGCACATCCTATTCCATAGCTCTACTAATGTTATAATGAAGTGTGATTTACCCCAAAATGAAGTAAACAATAAACTAATCACACATGTAACATGACATGGCTGAATAAGTGTTTTCAAATGTCATATGGGACCAGCAGCATGTACTGTACATCATTGGCTCCACTCTACTGTACAGCATAACAAAAATATTATTGCAACATGTATGACTGTTCAATTTCCCATCAAACTAAGCTGCATTAATGGATGTGGAGAGTTTGACCCTTTTCAATCCATTTTATCCTAATCTTTAGCAGCAAGTTCAGTTAATACTCCATCCAGCTTAGTCTCAACTGACCCGACCCAATTTACTATGTGAATGGCCATTACTGGCAAAAGCTTAGTGATTCACAATGATTTAGTGTTTTTGGAGGTATGAAATAAACTCAGTGATTTAGAAATACCTAAAGTGAAATTGTTTGTACAACTCTGTAAAACACTTACAAAAAAGCCTTTGAAAACATCTGAAGCTAGATGTGGAACCACCATTTCAGACAGAAACCCAGTAAGAGGTGAATTTAGTTCAGTGCGGGAAACATAAGCGCAGTTGCCGTGCAAGAAACATAAGAGTGGTTGCCGTGCTAGAAACATAAGAGGGGTTGCCGAGCTAGAAACATAAGAGGGGTTGCCGAGCTAGAAACATAAGAGAGGTTGCCGAGCTAGAAATCAATCTTGCCTTAGAGATATGCAAGCGACTTAAGAATGCTTTTGAAACAATTAATTTGGCTGAGATTTTGAACTTCAGCCAAAGCAATAATTCAGCAACTATTTGCTCTAATCACTTTCCGGATTCAAATGAATCCATGCTTAATAATTATAAAAATGTCTGATTTATATGTCTATGAAACAAATGATTCATAGACAGACTATTAATCTGACATCTTAGTTGTAAACGAGAGAGAGCTAAGAAGATCCCACACGAAACATTAGCAACATACCTGCTTTCAAACAGGACATTTATACTCATCTGTCAATACCACATGATTTGTAAAGTAGTGGCTCAGTGTCATGTGTTATAAAAGATAAAATGACAAATATTCATCACTCAATTATTTGTCCATGTTAGGGTTGTTAGTTAAAGTTGAATCATGTGTAAATGTCTCAGAAGAGGTTAAACAGTACTTGTTTGGAACACCTGACCTATCTGAGGTTGTGTTCGGCTGGGGTAAGAGAGAGGTGCTTTAGACAGACCAGCAGAGAGCCCTCCGTGTCTGGGTTGCATTCTTGCACTGACCCCGGGGCGGGAGGTGGACTAGAGAATCCCTGACCAGGATTAATGACAGAGACAGAAAAGATGgaaaacaacaaaaagacagGGCTGCGAGCATCCAGACAAAGTTGACCAAAAGGTGAAGGATTATTAATTCTGAGAGGCCAGGCTTCACCCCTCCTCCCAGACAGAGCCACCCATTTCCATTGACTCACTCCGACCAGGGGAACAGCACGGAGCCAGAGGAGGACTGGGGGCTCAGGTGGTATGGGGGTATCAGGCGTGCTGTGCGGCCAGCTCCTGGCCAATGAAGCGGCGCAGGCGCTCCAGGTACTGGCTGTACAGTTCGATGTCATTGTGTCCCGCCCCCTCCACCCAGAGTGGCTCCACGGCCTTGGGACAGCGCTCGAACAGAGCCAGGCCGTGGGAGAAGTCGATCACCTCGTCCTCAGTCCCGTGGATGATCAGCACCGGCGACGTGATCTTAGACACCTTTTcaatgctgacagagagagaggcaatggAGTTAGAGACTGGGGATAAGGGAAGCAAAGGTAGTTACTAGATTGCCATGTGTGTAACAACACTTATAACTAAGTATGTTCTTAAAGGGTAACCGTGGACAGAAAGCGTTGTACAGACGTCTGTCTGTTTTAGCATGGCCGGTTAGTGTAACCTGCCCTCTGCAACTGTGAGCACTGACCAGCAACTGTTGCCTAACAGGTCGAGGAACAAACAGGACAATACTGAGAGCACAATACTGCTGCATGTAAATGCATCTCCCAGCTCAGCTCGATCAACTAGTTCAGAAGGAAGAGAGTACTcatagtccttcctctgtcccacacataACTGTGGGTTGGCTATAAGCACATACAGATCTGAACCCAGCTAGTATTACATTACTGGGAGTCCACTGACCGGATGGCGTATGGCAGGGGTCGGAAACAGGCGGCCTGCGGGCCAAAACCAGCCTGCGAGTGATTTTAGTTTATCAAAAAAGACTAATATAACTAGGAACTCAGCAAAAACTTTGTATTCCTACAAATACTTGTTCAAGTGTACAAATTATCAGAATTTCCCGGCCCCCGACCATCTGCTTGGACACATCGGTcctcggctgaatctagttgcctactcCTGGAGTATGGGAGTCAGTGTGGGCTGAAGAGTGGGGAGAGCCAGCTAGGCAACAGGCACCCAGGGGTGGGAGAACTCAGGGGGGTGGTGGAGAACACTGGAGACTTTCACCACAGAGCAGAGGCATCCCCGTCACCTACTCTACTCCTACACTGGCACTGCCTGGTACTGTAATGGAATCCTATTCAGTGAACAAACATGTGATTCTAATGGCTCAAataccacaccatcacactttaCATAATAAAGGGTGATGATATGATAAAATGTCTGGAGGAGTCAGTGTTTACAACACCTGCTTATGATCTGATACAGAGTGAGAGATGACTCAGTTATGACTCAGATGTGATGAGGCTGTTtccccatagagagagagactgaataatGAAATACATGAAAGATTGCAGTTCTTCTTCTTTTAGTTGGACAAATCTTTTGCCACTTATATTTCCAATTCTACACTTATATCCTAATCTCATCATGTACTATTATGTGAAAATGCCAAAAGGCAGACCAACAAGCAGTCAGAGTTGAAGATAAAGAGATAGGGAGGAAGGTGTTGTAGGTGACTCACTTGGGGAAAGCATCAAAGCAGTAGGTCTTCTTGGTGTCTGGGAAGGCCACCCGCATGCCAGAGGTGAGGGGGGAGTGGAGCACCACGGCGGCACACTCATACCGAGATGCCAGGTCGACCGTGGGCACGGTGCCAATGCTCTGCCCGTACAGGATTATGTTCTCTGGGCTGATGCCATATCTGATCACAACCAGGAAGAAAGAGGAATTAAACACAATCATGTCAGGGAAAAGCTAGGAGTAGCAAACACTAAAACAATTTGAACATAAATCACTCCTATGAAGCCTAAACTATGATAATATGTAATGACAACATACTTTTACCATATAAATCTAGGAGTAAACGGGTAACAAATGTCTGCGAACATGGCACGCCTAACATAAAAACCAGCTGTAGCTCCATAACATCTACCCAAGGACAGCCATTGATAACACATCATCCCATCAAACTAATGAGCCAGTCCATTAGCTGCATGAGCCTGTCATTGTGTGACATtacacccccccctctctgtaAGGTGACATCTCCCACTGACTACACAGCCGTCCCTCCCTGACATGATGTATAGAGCCCCAGCCTGCCCAGCCCTGTGCGTTGCGTAAGTACCGTGTGCGCAGTGCCTGCCAGGCGGCGTCAATGTCAGCATAGAGGTTCTTCTCTGAAGGCTTGCCCGTGCTGACACCGTAGCCGGAGTAGTCGTAGGAGAAGATATTGCAGTTGATACGCGTTCCCAGGCCGATATAGAAGCTGCTCATCTGGCCAAGGTCCACCGCGTTGCCGTGAGAGAACAGCACTGTGAACCTGGTGAGAGAGGCCACAGAGACAACAAGGTTACCAAGACAGACCGTACCTGGTCTTTTTACCTATCCTGACCTGTACTGTGTGAATAGATGATTCCCATTAAAACCTCAGGAATTACCTATTTGAATGGGACTTGAATGTGCTGATTAAGGTAAACTGGTTATGGCCACAGACTGAAGAGAGGACTAGTTCACTAAGTTTAACTCCTGTCTTTTTACTTGTTCTGTATTACATGAATAATAGGGTTGCTATTCCCCAAGCATCATCCATGTGCTTTCTATTCATGAATGCAAGATGTGCTCCCTAAAGCAACTGGATACTCTCTATTCCCTAAAGAGACTTGGCACCTCCCATACAGTAAGTCATTGCTTTGCTCTTGGGCTTTTTACTCAAAATACCCTGAACAAGGAGTGTCATATTACATTCACGTGTGACACTGGCACTACATCAAGTGTAACAGGACCCAGTCCATGTCTTCGCCAATCAATTTAGCTGATTACTGAAATAAATCAACAAGAGCAACAAGTAGGCTACCTGAAGCCATACCATATGAAAACATAATGATGTATAAGCTCCGCAAACCAGACTATCAATCACCAATAGACAAATTAGACTATCACAACTCACCAATATCATAGGCAAAAAATTAGAGCATGAATTGGGGTAAGGACAAGGAGAATGGTATCTGTAGGTCAAAGAAGATGGCATGAGCAATGAATGAGGAAAGCAGGAAGAGAACAGGTTTGAGATAACCTGACACAATGAGGAAGCAAGTACAGGAAGTAAAGAAATAGGACAAGCAAAAGAATGTCATAACAAAAACAAGACAAGAGGAACAGGGGGTGAGTTTATCAGAGGATGTCTGACACATGGTGAAACAATAGGGCCTCAATGAGCcaaggtgtgtacacacacacacacacacacacgtgtgactAACCTGGCAGTGGGGGCACAGCGGATGTACATGCATCCCACTCTGTTTCCACGACTGGAGCGGGTAAGGAACACATCTGTAGCATCCAGTTCTTTCTGGGAATACTGGAACTCGGCTCGCTCTGTCAGGTGGAGCTTCCATTTTCCTTCTGCAGGACCAGTGCTGACTGAACCCCCTACAGCAGCTCCAGGTAGCCCACTagctctggatctcagccctgcAGTCCCTGCTGTCCCCGGGGCTACAGGCccctccaggtctgggaggagggaaTATGTAGGCTCAGGAGGCAGGAAGGCGAGCTTGGCAGCAATACGGCTCGGAAAGGGGGGGCAGCAGAACAGGCAGCATAGCTCACTGACAGATAGGCCATTCATCATCCACTCTGTGGGGGCAAAGACAGATGAGCACTGTGATTGTATATTATTCTGTACTACAAGGGAATTTGACTCACAAATTCCACTGTAGTTAAAAATGTTCAGAACAAGACTTGACAAATGTATCTGTCATCAATGGttaataacaataacaaaataACAGAACATCTTATGTTAGAAGTCAGGCCTACCTGTTATTGAGAAAGAAACTAACTACCATGCAAAAATCTACCAGAGATCCCAAGTCAAAACAATACTCTCCAAAACAAAACAGGGAAAGTTGTCCTGTCAGCAAAAATCAAAAAGTAGCTAAGACAGTAGTCTGAAAATGTAATTTTGAAAGTAAAATCGGGGGATTTTGAAGTATGGCTGAAGTCCACGTGAAATCCATATTTCCAAGTATTGGCTGTTGTTATTGAGGTATTTTCGTGCGCATCAACTTGATCATGGTTGGAGAGAATTGAGTAACTTCAGCCAGCAGGTAATGTTATAGCTACTTtcccagttagctagctaatgactAACTAATGAACAACTGTCTGGATCTGGATAGCTGAAACACCCACTATGTTTATATCTCATTACACATAACTGCAGCTGACGGTTTGCTGAGAAGTGTCTATCCCACCCACTGTAGTCAGCTGTAGTTAGCAGGGTTCAACAATGTTGACCTTctactagctacctagctagcctaCAAGCGAAGCAGTCAAAACATTAACGTTAAGTCGTGCCTTTAAAACACGTTCAAACTGCAACGAAATAAGTAAACACACCGGCACTGCTACAAATGATGAGGCACAAATACAATTTTCGGATTAATCACAG
Proteins encoded in this region:
- the LOC106584389 gene encoding alpha/beta hydrolase domain-containing protein 17A isoform X1, which gives rise to MTVLSEETVFPEWMMNGLSVSELCCLFCCPPFPSRIAAKLAFLPPEPTYSLLPDLEGPVAPGTAGTAGLRSRASGLPGAAVGGSVSTGPAEGKWKLHLTERAEFQYSQKELDATDVFLTRSSRGNRVGCMYIRCAPTARFTVLFSHGNAVDLGQMSSFYIGLGTRINCNIFSYDYSGYGVSTGKPSEKNLYADIDAAWQALRTRYGISPENIILYGQSIGTVPTVDLASRYECAAVVLHSPLTSGMRVAFPDTKKTYCFDAFPNIEKVSKITSPVLIIHGTEDEVIDFSHGLALFERCPKAVEPLWVEGAGHNDIELYSQYLERLRRFIGQELAAQHA
- the LOC106584389 gene encoding alpha/beta hydrolase domain-containing protein 17A isoform X2 translates to MMNGLSVSELCCLFCCPPFPSRIAAKLAFLPPEPTYSLLPDLEGPVAPGTAGTAGLRSRASGLPGAAVGGSVSTGPAEGKWKLHLTERAEFQYSQKELDATDVFLTRSSRGNRVGCMYIRCAPTARFTVLFSHGNAVDLGQMSSFYIGLGTRINCNIFSYDYSGYGVSTGKPSEKNLYADIDAAWQALRTRYGISPENIILYGQSIGTVPTVDLASRYECAAVVLHSPLTSGMRVAFPDTKKTYCFDAFPNIEKVSKITSPVLIIHGTEDEVIDFSHGLALFERCPKAVEPLWVEGAGHNDIELYSQYLERLRRFIGQELAAQHA